A portion of the Melanotaenia boesemani isolate fMelBoe1 chromosome 2, fMelBoe1.pri, whole genome shotgun sequence genome contains these proteins:
- the LOC121653371 gene encoding HLA class II histocompatibility antigen, DQ beta 1 chain-like isoform X2 — translation MHIHRVFCLVLSLFSPVFSDEAYFQSAICCVFSGPDLEDTECIQKFGLNYQHVLEYNSTRGNEDGSVKKLICEDTRQLVKWLASLSTTPTVKIKLVKQPSGGYPAMLVCSAYNFFPKQVRITWLRNKQEVTTGVTYSDVMADGDLTYQMHVYLEYTPSLGENITCMVEHASLSEPKIVAWDNSLHGEAQIQITVGLCGLIFGLIILSSGFIYYRKKSGAYITFCRESAVTASSESDPAADLHLQQSNDASEATQTLIPVEHIPAVGATEQLLLT, via the exons ATGCACATCCAtcgtgttttttgtttggttttatctCTTTTCAGTCCAG TTTTCTCTGATGAAGCTTACTTTCAGTCCGCAATATGTTGTGTATTCAGCGGTCCAGACTTGGAAGACACAGAGTGTATACAAAAATTTGGTTTAAACTACCAACATGTGTTGGAGTACAACAGCACAAGAGGCAACGAGGATGGATctgtaaagaaattaatttgtGAAGACACTAGGCAATTAGTGAAATGGCTGg caaGTCTCTCAACAACCCCCACTGTCAAAATTAAGTTAGTGAAGCAGCCCAGCGGTGGATACCCAGCCATGCTTGTATGCAGCGCCTATAACTTCTTCCCAAAGCAAGTCAGGATAACGTGGTTGCGAAACAAACAAGAAGTGACAACAGGAGTCACTTACTCTGATGTGATGGCTGATGGGGATCTTACCTACCAGATGCATGTATACCTGGAGTACACTCCATCTTTAGGAGAAAACATCACCTGCATGGTTGAACACGCCAGTCTTTCTGAACCAAAAATTGTGGCCTGGG ATAACTCCCTCCATGGTGAAGCACAAATTCAAATTACTGTTGGACTGTGTGGACTCATCTTTGGTTTAATTATTCTGAGCTCTGGATTTATTTACTATAGGAAAAAAAGTGGTGCATACATAACATTCTGCCGAG AATCAGCAGTGACCGCTTCATCTGAGTCCGACCCAGCAGCAGACCTTCATCTCCAGCAGTCCAATGATGCCTCTGAGG caacacaaacatTGATTCCTGTGGAACACATCCCTGCAGTGGGAGCAACGGAGCAGCTATTGTTGACATAA
- the LOC121653428 gene encoding H-2 class II histocompatibility antigen, A-U alpha chain-like: MTGLLKKNRQNEVYLTIMLIIFGAGCIYAKGVHQLCQIQGCFQSSRTHVCLTFDDYEVYYADFPKDRLVWDRKVPRHLQWAYEWAYQYAEGFRFSCKRNPYLWKIDMTLTRTKKPPETILYPRDEVIKDEDNTLICFSNNFFPPKIHIKWTKNNKQVAEEDPFIKTIPNPDGTFHVFSYLNFVPKQGDIYNCSVEHEVLEEPQTTFWEVETDEKISSGPAVFCGLGISLGLLGVAAGTFFFVKGNQCHRMQDGAH, translated from the exons ATGACAGgactattaaagaaaaacagacaaaatgaagTGTACTTGACAATTATGCTTATTATCTTTGGAGCAGGTTGTATCTATGCGAAAG GAGTTCACCAGCTTTGTCAAATCCAAGGATGCTTTCAGTCAAGTCGAACTCATGTCTGTTTGACATTTGATGATTATGAAGTGTACTATGCAGATTTTCCAAAAGATCGTCTTGTTTGGGACAGAAAAGTACCAAGACATTTACAATGGGCTTACGAGTGGGCTTACCAATATGCAGAAGGATTCAGATTTAGTTGTAAAAGAAACCCATACTTATGGAAAATCGACATGACTCTTACAAGGACTAAAA AACCACCAGAAACGATCCTCTATCCCAGAGATGAAGTGATAAAAGATGAAGACAATACCCTCATCTGCTTCAGCAACAACTTCTTTCCTCCAAAAATACACATCAAGTGGACAAAGAACAATAAACAAGTAGCAGAGGAAGATCCTTTCATCAAAACTATACCAAATCCTGATGGGACTTTTCATGTCTTCTCCTACCTGAACTTTGTTCCAAAACAAGGAGACATCTACAACTGCAGCGTGGAGCACGAAGTACTGGAGGAGCCTCAGACCACGTTTTGGG AAGttgaaacagatgaaaaaataaGTAGTGGTCCAGCTGTCTTCTGTGGACTTGGCATCTCTCTTGGGCTTCTTGGAGTCGCTGCAGgaactttcttttttgtaaaggGAAACCAATGTCACAGGATGCAGGACGGTGCTCATTAA